One window of Campylobacter avium LMG 24591 genomic DNA carries:
- the mltG gene encoding endolytic transglycosylase MltG, whose protein sequence is MLKPILSVIKGIIKTMKNTMLRYMSFFFILVEVLLILMIGLFYYLLMPIKTSSVVYLPQGSVSKIIADLNTNNNKMSKIDELTLRLLGHPQAGWINIGKENLSKIDFLYKLTVAKAALESITLIPGETTVVFLDQISKQLNLSKEKLLSEYEKQARYKEGMLYPETYKIPKGINEELLIKLLLQHSQNAFKTASTKFFGDYNEKKWHDYVIIASVIQKEAANNEEMPIVASVIYNRLRIGMKLQMDGTLNYGEYSHTKITPQRIREDESSYNTYKHEGLPAEAVCNVSLNAIKAAIFPAKSDYLYFMRDKSTGQHIFTTNINDHNKAVAAQR, encoded by the coding sequence ATGTTAAAACCAATTTTAAGCGTTATAAAAGGAATTATAAAGACTATGAAAAACACAATGCTAAGATATATGAGTTTTTTTTTCATCTTAGTTGAAGTTCTCCTTATACTTATGATAGGGCTTTTTTATTATCTACTAATGCCGATTAAAACAAGTTCAGTAGTGTATCTGCCTCAGGGTTCTGTTAGTAAAATTATAGCTGATTTAAACACAAATAATAATAAAATGAGCAAAATTGATGAACTTACTTTAAGATTGCTTGGACATCCTCAGGCTGGCTGGATTAATATAGGCAAAGAAAATTTAAGCAAAATAGACTTTTTATACAAGCTAACAGTTGCTAAAGCAGCACTTGAAAGCATTACTTTAATACCTGGAGAAACAACTGTAGTGTTTTTAGACCAAATTTCAAAACAGTTGAATTTAAGCAAAGAGAAACTTTTAAGCGAATATGAAAAACAAGCCAGATATAAAGAAGGCATGTTGTATCCTGAAACATATAAAATTCCAAAAGGAATAAATGAGGAATTACTTATAAAACTACTACTACAACACAGTCAAAATGCTTTTAAAACAGCTTCCACTAAGTTCTTTGGCGATTATAATGAAAAAAAATGGCATGATTATGTAATCATAGCTTCTGTGATACAAAAAGAAGCTGCAAACAACGAGGAAATGCCAATAGTTGCTTCGGTCATTTATAACAGACTAAGAATAGGCATGAAGCTTCAAATGGACGGCACTTTAAACTACGGAGAATACTCTCACACAAAGATTACTCCGCAAAGAATTAGGGAGGATGAAAGCTCATATAATACATACAAACACGAGGGCTTGCCAGCTGAGGCTGTGTGCAATGTCTCACTAAATGCTATAAAAGCTGCGATTTTTCCTGCAAAGAGTGATTATTTGTATTTTATGAGGGATAAAAGCACGGGGCAACATATCTTTACAACAAATATCAATGACCACAACAAAGCTGTTGCGGCACAAAGATAA
- a CDS encoding malate dehydrogenase, whose protein sequence is MKITIIGAGNVGVSIAYSLILRQTVKEIILIDRNPDLLFARDLELGQSIAALNLDIKLVCTSEYKYCENSDIVVFCAGARRQDGQSRDELLQINTNIMLECARNLKRYVDDPLFVVLTNPVDFLLNKLYECQIFSPKKIIAMAGALDNARFKYELAKKFNCKTSDLDTKLIGFHNDDMLLLKSHSTYKNKKITDLLSKDEIDDIENEVKTGGAKVIKYLKTSAYLAPAAACVRMIEAIRSGEFLAMSVVLHGEFGVHNKAFGVLARLSLQGVLELANLELDENETFKLQESLKKYNYLETK, encoded by the coding sequence ATGAAAATAACTATCATAGGTGCCGGTAATGTCGGCGTTAGCATAGCTTATTCTTTGATCTTAAGGCAGACTGTTAAAGAAATAATTTTAATTGATAGAAATCCGGATTTGCTATTTGCTAGGGATTTAGAGCTTGGACAAAGTATAGCGGCTTTAAATTTAGATATCAAACTTGTTTGCACTAGCGAATATAAATATTGCGAAAACAGCGATATAGTGGTATTTTGCGCAGGAGCTAGAAGGCAAGATGGGCAAAGCAGGGATGAGCTTTTGCAAATCAATACCAACATAATGCTAGAATGTGCTAGAAATTTAAAACGCTACGTTGATGACCCTTTATTTGTCGTACTTACAAATCCGGTTGATTTTCTTTTAAACAAATTATACGAGTGTCAAATTTTTAGCCCTAAAAAAATTATAGCCATGGCAGGTGCTTTGGATAATGCTAGATTTAAGTATGAGCTGGCTAAGAAATTCAACTGCAAGACTTCGGATTTGGATACAAAGTTAATAGGCTTTCACAATGATGATATGCTTTTGCTAAAATCTCATTCAACTTATAAAAATAAAAAAATTACTGATTTGTTAAGCAAAGATGAAATTGATGATATAGAAAATGAGGTTAAAACAGGCGGAGCAAAGGTTATTAAATATCTTAAAACTTCAGCTTATCTAGCACCAGCGGCTGCTTGTGTTAGAATGATAGAAGCTATTAGAAGTGGCGAATTTTTGGCTATGAGTGTTGTTTTGCACGGAGAATTTGGCGTGCACAATAAGGCATTTGGTGTTCTAGCTAGACTTTCCTTACAAGGTGTTTTGGAATTGGCTAATTTAGAACTAGATGAGAACGAAACGTTTAAATTACAAGAATCGTTAAAAAAATACAACTATTTAGAAACTAAATAA
- a CDS encoding 2-oxoglutarate synthase subunit alpha, giving the protein MREVIATGNTLVAKAAIECGCRFFGGYPITPSSEIAHELSKLLPANDGTFIQMEDEISGISVSIGAAMSGVKAMTASSGPGISLKSEQIGYAFIAEIPLVIANVMRGGPSTGLPTRVAQGDLFQAKSPTHGDFASIALAPASLEESYTETIRAFNLAEKLMTPVFLLLDETVGHMNGKAKIPDINELEIINRAKFSGDKKDYKPYACGENEPAVLNPFFTGYRYHITGLHHGDIGFPTEDGDIVKKNMQRLFGKIKSRVDEICKYEEYMLDDADVLIVAYGSVSRAAKDAILRLREQGIKVGLFRPITLYPINDKKIAEVVNKFKKVLISELNMGQYLEEIQRVCKRDDFATLLRANGRPITPSEIMAKVKEMI; this is encoded by the coding sequence ATGAGAGAAGTAATAGCAACGGGTAATACCTTAGTGGCAAAGGCTGCCATAGAGTGCGGCTGTAGATTTTTTGGCGGTTATCCTATAACCCCAAGTTCAGAAATAGCACACGAGCTATCAAAGCTTTTGCCAGCAAATGATGGTACTTTTATACAAATGGAAGATGAAATTTCAGGCATTAGCGTTAGTATAGGTGCTGCTATGAGCGGCGTAAAGGCCATGACTGCAAGTTCTGGTCCTGGAATTTCCTTAAAATCAGAGCAAATTGGCTATGCTTTCATAGCTGAAATTCCTCTTGTTATAGCTAATGTTATGAGAGGTGGTCCATCAACCGGACTTCCAACGCGCGTGGCACAAGGCGATTTGTTCCAAGCAAAGTCCCCAACTCACGGCGATTTTGCAAGTATAGCACTAGCCCCAGCTTCTTTGGAGGAATCTTATACAGAAACCATAAGAGCCTTTAATCTAGCTGAAAAGCTTATGACACCGGTGTTTTTGCTACTTGATGAAACTGTTGGTCATATGAATGGCAAGGCTAAAATTCCTGATATAAATGAACTTGAGATTATTAATAGAGCTAAATTTAGCGGAGATAAAAAAGATTACAAGCCTTATGCTTGCGGTGAAAACGAACCAGCCGTGTTAAATCCTTTCTTTACGGGATACCGCTATCACATCACAGGACTTCATCACGGAGACATAGGCTTTCCAACCGAGGATGGCGATATAGTAAAGAAAAATATGCAAAGATTGTTTGGAAAGATTAAGAGCAGGGTAGATGAAATTTGCAAGTATGAAGAATATATGCTAGATGATGCTGATGTGCTTATAGTAGCGTATGGTAGTGTTTCAAGAGCTGCAAAAGACGCTATTTTAAGACTAAGAGAGCAGGGCATTAAAGTGGGACTTTTTAGACCTATAACGCTTTATCCTATAAATGATAAAAAAATAGCAGAGGTTGTAAATAAATTCAAAAAGGTTTTAATTTCTGAACTAAATATGGGTCAGTATTTAGAGGAAATTCAAAGGGTATGCAAGAGAGATGATTTTGCCACATTACTAAGAGCGAATGGACGTCCTATAACTCCTAGTGAGATTATGGCTAAGGTAAAGGAGATGATATAA
- a CDS encoding AsmA-like C-terminal domain-containing protein yields MKKKLIYLSIVFFIVFIIPFITLKIGFNISSFESKKFSVQELYIKLDKRLIIRAKKINILDFGNNTSNESFAKVLLSYMKELENAFLFLQEFSVDNFKIANENFKIVFKRSEILLENEKLSLKLDVSKIDNNILAYIKEANITELNASLNAFLYINTDENLYDINGSLLSESIKLDFNTSFDDNNIFVNLKDINASDIKDVFDLVSKNIELDEDLLLWLGKKAVPKNYYIDEFTLKMQRKLFKAFEIKELSGFGVANDLTLLLNDGVDEIFIPKLDLNLSKEKLDFYFEKAYFAGKDISKSKVYIYDIANPKKIGINIRLLSNDLSLDSKVHKLLNSYKISLPLSQKSGFVKSDLSINIPFQAKYKNDFKGVFELKNVQSTLADFFVKEGTVVLDNTNLKLKSFAVFNSFLNANFNSNINLASKSGTFNTYINRLHFDNLLDLMDENVSINLDFSNDLMLGIKEWDLDLNLSKGIEFYSKNILKFKKYSPIMQDLNVSKIGLLHLKSQDFNNFSVSLKDSVFTNDFIELNSSNTIKDNFYIEKSPKGMKIRNDKKNIELDLYDKNLSLQLKDINFVLKDVENLNSAFNNNLNINLNANNLGLILADFNKSLKFDKLFASVNGDLMRINASKNASSFDFYKGKNKLLLQAKNINDKIVNEFFSKDVVKDGKFSLNIEGSSTRDFNGSIVLEKTYIKGLTFHNQLISFIDTVPSLVLFKTPTFNKEGLGIQKGLVLFDKKNTDINITSLALDGDSVDVLGFGAIDLKKDRLRVELELKILKSASQIISKIPILNQVILGKDMSISTAILVEGSLQEPKFSTQIFKETIKLPFNLIKNIIEIPSTWFK; encoded by the coding sequence ATGAAAAAAAAACTCATATATCTTAGCATTGTGTTTTTCATAGTCTTTATAATTCCTTTTATAACGCTTAAAATTGGTTTTAACATATCTTCTTTTGAGAGTAAAAAATTCTCTGTGCAAGAATTATATATAAAATTAGATAAGAGACTTATAATAAGGGCAAAAAAAATCAACATTTTGGACTTTGGCAATAATACAAGCAATGAGAGCTTTGCAAAAGTGCTTTTATCTTACATGAAAGAGCTTGAAAATGCCTTTTTGTTCTTGCAAGAATTTTCGGTTGATAATTTTAAGATAGCAAATGAGAATTTCAAGATTGTATTTAAACGAAGTGAAATTTTGCTAGAAAATGAAAAACTCTCGCTAAAGCTTGATGTAAGTAAGATAGATAACAACATCCTAGCCTACATCAAAGAAGCTAATATCACAGAACTAAACGCTAGCTTAAATGCGTTTTTGTACATAAATACGGATGAAAATTTATACGACATTAATGGTTCTTTGCTGTCTGAGAGCATAAAGCTTGATTTTAACACAAGTTTTGATGATAATAATATTTTTGTGAATTTAAAAGATATAAATGCAAGTGATATAAAAGATGTATTTGATTTAGTCTCAAAAAATATAGAGCTTGATGAGGATTTACTTCTTTGGCTTGGCAAAAAGGCTGTGCCTAAGAATTACTATATAGATGAGTTTACATTAAAAATGCAAAGAAAGCTTTTTAAGGCATTTGAGATCAAAGAGCTTAGCGGTTTTGGTGTGGCAAATGATTTGACTTTGCTTTTAAATGACGGTGTTGATGAAATTTTCATACCAAAGCTTGATTTAAATTTAAGTAAGGAAAAGCTTGATTTTTACTTTGAGAAAGCATATTTTGCAGGAAAAGATATAAGCAAAAGCAAGGTTTATATTTATGATATAGCAAATCCTAAGAAAATAGGCATAAATATAAGACTTCTTTCTAATGACTTGAGCCTAGATTCAAAGGTGCATAAGCTTTTAAACAGCTACAAAATTTCTTTGCCTCTTTCTCAAAAATCGGGCTTTGTAAAGAGTGATTTAAGTATAAATATTCCTTTTCAAGCAAAGTATAAAAATGATTTTAAGGGTGTTTTTGAGTTAAAAAATGTCCAAAGCACCTTAGCTGATTTCTTTGTAAAAGAAGGCACTGTTGTGCTAGATAATACAAATTTAAAATTAAAATCCTTTGCGGTTTTTAATTCTTTTTTGAATGCTAATTTTAATTCTAATATAAATTTAGCCTCTAAATCAGGTACTTTTAATACCTATATTAACAGGCTTCATTTTGATAATTTGCTTGATTTAATGGATGAAAATGTAAGCATTAATCTTGATTTTTCAAATGATTTAATGCTTGGTATTAAGGAATGGGACCTTGATTTAAATTTAAGCAAGGGGATTGAGTTTTACAGCAAAAATATACTTAAATTTAAAAAATACTCGCCCATAATGCAGGATTTAAATGTAAGCAAAATAGGTCTTTTACATCTTAAAAGTCAAGATTTTAATAATTTTAGTGTAAGTCTTAAAGATAGCGTTTTTACAAATGATTTTATAGAGCTAAATTCAAGCAACACAATAAAAGATAATTTTTACATAGAAAAAAGCCCAAAAGGTATGAAAATACGCAACGATAAGAAAAATATAGAGCTTGATTTATATGATAAGAACTTATCTTTGCAGCTAAAAGATATAAATTTTGTTTTAAAGGATGTAGAAAATTTAAATTCTGCTTTTAATAATAACTTAAATATAAACTTAAATGCTAATAACCTAGGTCTTATTCTTGCTGATTTTAATAAAAGTTTGAAATTTGATAAGCTTTTTGCTAGTGTAAATGGCGATCTTATGAGGATTAATGCTAGCAAAAATGCGTCTAGTTTTGATTTTTACAAAGGAAAAAATAAGCTTTTGTTGCAAGCAAAAAATATTAACGATAAAATTGTTAATGAGTTTTTCTCAAAAGATGTTGTTAAAGACGGCAAATTCTCGCTAAATATAGAGGGCAGCAGCACCAGGGATTTTAATGGAAGCATAGTTTTAGAAAAAACCTATATAAAGGGCTTGACATTTCACAATCAACTAATAAGCTTTATAGACACAGTTCCATCACTTGTTTTGTTTAAAACACCTACTTTTAATAAAGAAGGGCTTGGCATACAAAAAGGTTTAGTTTTGTTTGATAAGAAAAATACCGATATAAACATCACTTCCTTGGCTTTAGATGGAGACAGCGTCGATGTGCTAGGCTTTGGTGCTATTGACTTAAAAAAAGATAGATTAAGGGTGGAACTTGAGCTTAAGATTTTAAAATCAGCCTCACAAATTATCTCAAAAATTCCTATTTTAAATCAAGTAATTTTAGGCAAAGATATGTCTATATCAACTGCAATCTTGGTTGAGGGAAGTTTGCAAGAGCCGAAATTTAGCACTCAAATTTTCAAAGAGACTATAAAACTGCCTTTTAATTTGATAAAAAACATCATAGAAATACCTTCTACTTGGTTTAAGTGA
- a CDS encoding 4Fe-4S dicluster domain-containing protein has translation MSVQAPKDTPVWVNEHRCKACNICVSYCPAGVLAMRDDKNAVLGQMIEVVHPSSCIGCGECEVHCPDFAIMVATREEFKFAKLTPEAKQRAEAVKQNKYKKVGV, from the coding sequence ATGAGTGTACAAGCTCCCAAAGATACTCCTGTTTGGGTAAATGAGCACAGATGTAAAGCTTGCAATATCTGTGTTAGCTACTGCCCAGCCGGTGTTTTAGCTATGAGAGATGACAAGAATGCTGTTTTGGGGCAGATGATAGAGGTTGTTCATCCTAGCTCCTGTATAGGTTGTGGTGAATGTGAAGTTCACTGTCCTGACTTTGCCATTATGGTTGCTACAAGAGAGGAATTTAAATTTGCTAAACTTACTCCTGAGGCCAAGCAAAGAGCTGAGGCTGTCAAACAAAATAAATATAAAAAGGTAGGTGTTTAA
- a CDS encoding NADP-dependent isocitrate dehydrogenase: protein MTYTITDESPALATYSFLPIVKAFLNRANIGVKTADISLAGRILAAFGDRLKKEQVCEDALEMLSKLVNEPSAVIIKTPNISASIPQLKAAIKELQTKGYNVPDFVDNPTNKEEEEIKTRYQKILGSAVNPVLRQGNSDRRCTKAVKEYAKNNPYKTKTFDKNSKSRISYMKDGDFFSNEKAVLIKTPCTARIEFVSKDGKISVMKDGIKLEENEVLDASFMDSKKLQEFYEAEIKRCEDEGTLLSLHLKATMMKVSDPVLFGYCVKVYFKELFDEFKDEFQRLGINANNGVAELLTKIEASNLKDKIIEKYNSILNNKAAISMVNSEKGITNLHVPSDVIVDASIPAMLKNAAKLWDKDGNEKDTNALIPDKTYATVYEAVLDDMRKNGEFKPSTLGSVSNVGLMAKKAQEYGSHDKTFVAQDDGVFRILNDKDELLLEQKLSKGDIFRACQCKFEAIENWIELGIQRAELSKEDTIFWLDENRASDKIIISFVKDKLAKHANLNIQILSPKDACLKTLDLIRAGKNVISVTGNVLRDYLTDLFPILELGTSAKMLSIVPMLNGGAMFETGAGGSAPKQVEQLLNENHLRWDSLGEFLALQASLEFFAQKRKNYRAKVLADCLDEAIGQWLENNKSPSRNVKEDDNRTSHFYLAMYWANELARQGNEKELQAVFKDISIELSSNEDKIYKEFIDAQGKAVDLGGYYKFDDEKASSVMRSSPTFNAIIERISTL, encoded by the coding sequence ATGACTTACACTATTACAGATGAATCTCCAGCTTTGGCCACTTATTCGTTTTTACCTATAGTAAAAGCCTTTTTAAATAGGGCTAATATAGGTGTTAAAACAGCGGATATATCTTTAGCGGGTAGAATTTTAGCTGCCTTTGGTGATAGATTAAAGAAAGAGCAAGTATGCGAAGATGCTTTAGAAATGCTTTCTAAGTTAGTAAATGAGCCTAGTGCAGTTATTATCAAAACTCCAAATATTTCAGCTTCCATACCTCAGTTAAAAGCTGCTATAAAAGAGCTGCAAACTAAGGGTTATAATGTGCCTGATTTTGTTGATAATCCTACAAACAAAGAAGAGGAAGAAATTAAAACAAGATATCAAAAAATTCTAGGTTCAGCCGTAAATCCTGTGTTAAGACAAGGAAATTCAGATAGAAGATGTACAAAGGCTGTGAAAGAATACGCTAAAAACAATCCTTACAAAACAAAAACTTTTGACAAAAATTCAAAGTCTAGAATTTCTTACATGAAAGATGGAGACTTTTTCTCTAACGAAAAGGCTGTTTTGATTAAAACACCTTGCACGGCTAGGATAGAATTTGTATCAAAAGACGGCAAAATATCTGTGATGAAAGATGGGATAAAATTAGAAGAAAATGAAGTTTTAGACGCGTCTTTTATGGATAGTAAAAAGCTACAAGAATTCTATGAAGCAGAAATCAAAAGGTGTGAAGACGAAGGCACCTTGCTATCTTTGCACTTAAAAGCTACTATGATGAAGGTTAGCGACCCTGTTTTATTTGGCTACTGTGTAAAGGTTTATTTTAAGGAACTTTTTGATGAATTTAAGGATGAGTTTCAAAGATTAGGCATTAATGCAAATAACGGAGTAGCCGAGCTTTTAACAAAGATAGAAGCCTCAAATTTAAAAGATAAAATTATAGAAAAATACAACAGTATCTTAAACAACAAGGCTGCTATTTCTATGGTGAATTCGGAAAAAGGCATCACAAATCTTCATGTTCCAAGCGATGTTATAGTGGACGCTTCCATACCAGCCATGCTTAAAAACGCTGCGAAACTTTGGGATAAAGATGGCAATGAAAAAGACACAAACGCTTTAATACCAGATAAGACTTATGCTACTGTTTACGAAGCGGTTTTAGATGATATGAGAAAAAACGGAGAATTTAAGCCAAGCACTTTGGGTTCGGTTTCAAATGTGGGCTTAATGGCTAAAAAGGCACAAGAATACGGCTCTCACGATAAGACCTTTGTTGCTCAAGATGACGGGGTGTTTAGGATACTTAATGATAAAGATGAACTTTTGCTAGAACAAAAGCTTAGTAAAGGTGATATATTTAGAGCTTGTCAGTGCAAATTTGAGGCTATTGAAAATTGGATAGAGCTTGGCATACAAAGGGCAGAGCTTAGCAAAGAAGACACTATTTTTTGGCTAGATGAAAATAGGGCTAGCGATAAGATAATAATTTCTTTTGTAAAGGATAAGCTAGCCAAGCATGCTAACTTAAACATACAAATTCTAAGCCCTAAGGACGCTTGTTTAAAGACTTTAGATTTGATTAGAGCTGGAAAAAATGTTATTAGCGTTACAGGAAATGTTTTAAGAGATTATTTAACAGACTTATTCCCTATCTTAGAGCTTGGAACTAGCGCAAAAATGCTTTCTATTGTTCCTATGCTAAATGGCGGAGCTATGTTTGAAACCGGAGCAGGTGGTTCTGCACCAAAGCAAGTAGAGCAGCTACTTAACGAAAATCATCTTCGCTGGGATAGCTTGGGCGAGTTTTTAGCACTTCAAGCCTCTTTAGAATTTTTTGCACAGAAAAGAAAAAATTACAGAGCCAAGGTTTTGGCTGACTGTCTTGATGAGGCTATAGGTCAGTGGCTTGAAAATAACAAATCACCATCTAGAAATGTAAAAGAGGATGATAATAGAACATCTCATTTTTATTTGGCCATGTATTGGGCTAATGAGCTTGCAAGACAGGGCAACGAAAAAGAACTTCAAGCTGTATTTAAAGACATTTCCATAGAGCTTAGTTCTAATGAGGATAAAATTTACAAAGAATTTATAGACGCTCAGGGCAAGGCTGTTGATTTGGGTGGATACTATAAATTTGATGATGAAAAAGCATCATCTGTTATGAGGTCTAGTCCTACTTTTAATGCTATAATCGAAAGGATTTCTACTTTATGA
- a CDS encoding hydrogenase small subunit produces MLSNDDLKAILEKRVAEFESSDKKEARQIDETYVQNLLKLLSLPNDFLPIAKRAFEITPKLNVIWLHLAECTGCSESFFRTDRPDFANLVFDFISLNYHETIMCAAGWQADECIEDMLDSNEDFVLAVEGGVAAIDTYFLTIGAHAESAYDLLQRLAKKAKAVFAMGTCSSYGGVQAAMPNPSKCCGISEVLSNKVVNVPGCPPSDINIVANLAFYALFRVEPNLDENNRPKWAYGKCLHDMCERKAKFESGIFAQKFDDDLAKNGACLFKVGCKGPYTYNNCPKVKFNSKTSWPVQAGHGCMACCEPNFWDDFGFYELAMSNKAAYKDYSFNSLNISTMKEDSELNDTNILLSINDSLQILNKSENQALNLLNLSFESNVKLILQSIAKNKMGASLLETYKKEFPKNYTYIEENFDEESRPSSNIFDFFSYIYVLAKGEKLQSARDFLEAGASYKFKHASPFDMKLSCKENEAKLDISKSMRMPLIYLCGGLDLEALAFSASKELFKNLNEALLYFVKNTNKSKALFVNSDYKHPFLYSYF; encoded by the coding sequence ATGTTAAGCAATGATGATTTAAAGGCTATATTAGAAAAAAGAGTTGCTGAGTTTGAAAGCTCAGACAAAAAAGAAGCTAGACAGATAGATGAGACTTATGTTCAAAATTTATTAAAGCTCTTAAGCTTGCCAAATGACTTTTTGCCTATAGCTAAAAGAGCGTTTGAAATCACTCCAAAGCTAAATGTTATATGGCTTCATCTAGCTGAATGTACGGGGTGTTCTGAAAGCTTTTTTAGAACAGATAGGCCTGATTTTGCTAATCTTGTCTTTGATTTTATCTCTCTTAATTATCACGAAACAATCATGTGTGCTGCCGGCTGGCAAGCAGATGAGTGTATAGAAGATATGCTAGATTCTAATGAGGATTTTGTTTTAGCGGTTGAGGGTGGGGTAGCTGCTATTGATACTTATTTTTTAACCATAGGAGCACATGCAGAAAGTGCTTATGACTTGCTTCAAAGACTTGCAAAAAAGGCAAAAGCCGTCTTTGCTATGGGAACTTGTTCTAGTTATGGTGGAGTGCAAGCTGCCATGCCAAATCCTAGCAAATGCTGCGGTATTTCAGAAGTTTTAAGCAATAAAGTAGTAAATGTACCCGGCTGCCCGCCAAGTGATATAAACATAGTAGCAAATTTAGCCTTTTATGCCTTGTTTAGAGTAGAGCCAAATTTAGATGAAAACAACAGGCCTAAATGGGCTTATGGCAAGTGTTTGCACGATATGTGCGAAAGAAAGGCCAAATTTGAAAGTGGAATTTTTGCACAAAAATTTGATGATGATTTGGCTAAAAATGGCGCCTGTCTTTTTAAGGTAGGTTGCAAGGGGCCTTATACCTACAATAACTGCCCTAAGGTTAAATTTAATTCCAAAACTTCTTGGCCTGTGCAAGCAGGACACGGATGTATGGCTTGTTGTGAGCCAAATTTTTGGGACGATTTTGGATTTTACGAACTTGCTATGAGTAACAAAGCAGCTTATAAGGATTATTCTTTTAATTCTTTAAACATTAGCACCATGAAAGAAGATAGCGAGCTAAACGATACAAATATCTTGCTTAGCATAAATGATAGCTTACAAATTCTAAATAAAAGCGAAAATCAAGCCTTAAATCTTTTGAATTTGAGCTTTGAAAGTAATGTAAAATTGATACTTCAAAGCATAGCTAAAAATAAAATGGGTGCTTCATTGCTAGAAACTTACAAGAAAGAATTTCCTAAAAATTACACTTATATAGAGGAAAATTTTGACGAGGAGTCAAGGCCTAGTTCTAATATCTTTGATTTCTTTTCTTATATATATGTGCTTGCAAAAGGGGAGAAATTGCAAAGTGCCAGGGACTTTTTAGAGGCCGGTGCTAGTTATAAATTTAAGCACGCAAGTCCTTTTGATATGAAGCTTAGCTGCAAAGAAAACGAAGCAAAGCTTGATATATCAAAGTCTATGCGTATGCCGCTTATCTATCTTTGTGGAGGGCTTGATTTAGAAGCTTTAGCCTTTTCAGCTTCAAAGGAGCTTTTTAAGAATTTAAACGAAGCCTTGCTGTATTTTGTTAAAAATACTAATAAAAGCAAGGCCTTGTTTGTAAATTCTGATTACAAGCATCCTTTTTTATATAGTTATTTTTAA